In one window of Nicotiana tabacum cultivar K326 chromosome 12, ASM71507v2, whole genome shotgun sequence DNA:
- the LOC107765447 gene encoding mitogen-activated protein kinase kinase kinase 3, which produces MASWFERHKLQKPKEVETPPRNYKNREKKPKSFDESILIPQKSPTTFAAINGYSSLSSVSHSYTYTNEKKPHPLPLPLPLDSPHFSTRSSSGSSSTSSDQFNDDEEEQAQDHLSFSPFRNKYNDWTRTSNESSKSTSPTYPLLWGKILDSPNGKQESCNHPRHPLPLPPPPNSSAKSVGQALESKWKKGRLLGRGIFGHVYAGFNSDNGQMCAIKEVRTVSNDITSKERLTQEITLLSQFSHPNIVQYYGSELRGDKLSLYLEYVPGGSILKLLQEYGPFEEQIISSYTRKILSGLIFLHERNIAHRDIKGANILVNAKGEIKLADFGMAKHINTCSLMTSFKGNSNWMAPEVVQDAGCSSVAVDIWSLGCTVLEMATAKPPWGQYEAAALFKLAHGKDSPEIPRNLSDNAKNFLKLCLQKNPSRRLTAAQLLHHPFVQQ; this is translated from the exons ATGGCTTCTTGGTTTGAAAGACACAAACTGCAGAAACCCAAAGAAGTAGAAACTCCTCCAAGAAATTACAAGAATAGagaaaagaagccaaaaagctttGATGAATCCATCTTGATACCCCAAAAATCTCCAACAACTTTTGCAGCTATTAATGGTTACTCTTCCTTATCTTCTGTTTCCCATTCCTACACATACACAAATGAAAAGAAACCTCAtcctcttcctttgcctttgccATTGGATTCACCTCATTTCTCTACAAGATCAAGTAGTGGATCTTCCTCTACTTCATCTGATCAGttcaatgatgatgaagaagaacaaGCTCAAGATCACTTGTCATTTAGTCCATTCAG GAATAAGTACAATGATTGGACAAGAACTTCAAATGAGAGTTCAAAGTCTACCTCGCCAACATATCCATTGTTATGGGGAAAGATTTTGGATTCTCCAAATGGAAAACAAGAAAGTTGTAATCATCCGCGccatcctcttcctcttcctcctccaccAAATTCTTCTGCTAAATCAGTAGGGCAAGCTCTCGAGTCCAAATGGAAGAAAGGAAGGTTGTTAGGAAGAGGAATATTTGGGCATGTCTATGCTGGATTTAATAG TGATAATGGACAAATGTGTGCTATAAAGGAAGTAAGAACCGTCTCCAATGACATAACATCAAAAGAACGGCTGACTCAG GAGATCACATTGCTCAGTCAATTCTCCCATCCAAACATTGTACAATACTATGGAAGTGAATTG AGAGGAGACAAATTGTCTCTCTACTTGGAGTATGTTCCTGGAGGATCAATTCTCAAACTACTTCAAGAATATGGTCCTTTTGAAGAACAAATTATCAGCAGCTACACTCGAAAAATTCTCTCTGGATTAATCTTCTTACACGAGAGAAACATCGCACACAG AGATATTAAAGGAGCAAACATACTAGTAAATGCTAAAGGTGAAATCAAGCTTGCAGACTTTGGAATGGCTAAACAT ATAAACACATGTTCTTTGATGACTTCTTTCAAAGGAAATTCAAATTGGATGGCTCCAGAG GTAGTACAGGATGCAGGATGTTCCAGTGTTGCTGTAGATATTTGGAGCCTAGGTTGTACTGTTCTTGAAATGGCAACAGCTAAACCTCCATGGGGCCAATATGAA GCAGCTGCATTATTCAAACTGGCACATGGTAAAGACAGTCCTGAAATTCCCAGAAACCTCTCAGATAATGCAAAGAATTTTCTGAAACTTTGCCTGCAGAAGAACCCAAGTCGCCGGCTGACAGCTGCTCAGCTGCTACATCATCCATTTGTTCAGCAGTAG
- the LOC107765448 gene encoding uncharacterized protein LOC107765448, with protein MSKTLVQPIGQKRLTNVAVVRLKKHGNRFEIACYKNKVLSWRSGVEKDLDEVLQSQTVYSNVSKGVLAKSKDLIAAFGTDDQSKICLEILDKGELQVAGKERESQFSSQFRDITTIVMQKTINPETQRPYTISMIERLMHEIHFAVDPNSSSKKQALEVIRELQKHYPIKRAPMRLRIHVPEQRSPSVLDKLKEWNASIVSREEFGSQHSIICEIEPSLFRDCDALIRNLQGRLEILAVNVHVEGDTFVDQYDDHEDEPSSLRKDSTGSVLQLSEKMQKQTISSESGNSRGEEKLNKPAKTGSSEGEVKLNKCTTCNTVVGDSKEYREHFKSDWHKHNLRRKTRQLPPLTVEECMADLELGDSKADLKEYSF; from the exons ATGTCGAAAACACTGGTACAGCCGATAGGCCAAAAGCGACTTACGAATGTCGCCGTTGTGCGTCTCAAGAAGCACGGTAACCGGTTCGAAATCGCCTGTTATAAGAATAAAGTCCTCTCGTGGCGTTCTGgcgt AGAGAAAGACTTGGATGAAGTGTTGCAGTCACAAACTGTATACTCAAATGTGTCAAAGGGTGTACTTGCTAAGTCTAAAGATTTGATTGCTGCTTTTGGAACTGATGATCAGTCCAAAATCTGCCTGGAG ATTTTGGACAAAGGAGAGCTGCAAGTTGCAGGAAAGGAGAGGGAATCACAGTTTTCAAGTCAGTTCAGGGATATTACTACTATAGTTATGCAGAAGACAATCAATCCTGAAACTCAGCGTCCATATACAATTAGCATGATTGAGCGGCTGATGCATGAAATCCATTTTGCTGTTGATCCAAATAGCAGCTCAAAGAAACAG GCACTAGAGGTCATCCGGGAGCTTCAAAAGCACTACCCCATTAAACGGGCTCCCATGAGGCTGAGGATACATGTACCGGAACAGAGGAGCCCTTCCGTGTTGGACAAGCTGAAGGAATGGAATGCCTCCATTGTGTCAAGAGAAGAATTTGGAAGTCAGCACTCCATA ATTTGTGAGATTGAACCTAGTCTTTTCCGGGACTGTGATGCCTTGATCAGGAATTTACAGGGGAGGTTGGAAATTCTTGCAGTCAATGTACATGTGGAAGGAGATACCTTTGTTGATCAGTACGATGATCACGAGGACGAGCCATCGAGTTTACGGAAGGATTCTACAGGTTCAGTCCTTCAGCTGAGTGAGAAAATGCAAAAGCAGACCATTTCTTCAGAAAGTGGCAATTCTAGGGGAGAAGAAAAACTGAACAAACCTGCCAAAACTGGGAGTTCCGAGGGCGAAGTAAAACTGAACAAGTGCACTACTTGCAACACTGTTGTAGGAGATTCAAAAGAATACAGAGAGCATTTTAAGAGTGACTGGCATAAGCATAATCTTAGGCGAAAAACTAGGCAACTCCCTCCACTTACAGTGGAAGAATGTATGGCAGACCTGGAACTTGGAGACTCGAAGGCTGATCTTAAAGAATATTCTTTTTAA